A genomic segment from Pseudosulfitobacter sp. DSM 107133 encodes:
- a CDS encoding IS110 family transposase — protein MMEYYAGLDVSLRSCALCIVDSKGKVWLERELPCEVADIAACLEAFDHPVERVGFEAGALSQHLYFGLQSLGFDIVCMEARQVNAALSAMRNKTDKTDAKGIAQILRTGWFSPVHMKSREAHGLRALLSTRKALLKKTIDLANEVRGLLKIFGVRLPRTVKHGSFDALVRPMIEMDEVLAHAVLPLLDARTVLFQNYLELDRRVKRAASQDAVCMRMMTVPGVGPIAALTFKAAIDDPNRFKKSRTVAAHFGLTPRRYQSGEHDNPGRISKAGDRDVRATLYAAANAMLMRTMAGSQIKSWGMRLMRTKGRRRAVVAVARKLAVLLHRMWADGTEFRQEQAGGTA, from the coding sequence ATGATGGAATACTATGCTGGTTTAGATGTGTCGCTTCGGTCGTGTGCTTTGTGCATCGTCGATAGCAAAGGCAAGGTTTGGCTGGAGCGAGAGCTGCCATGCGAAGTTGCGGACATTGCTGCGTGCCTTGAAGCCTTTGATCACCCCGTTGAGCGCGTCGGTTTTGAAGCCGGTGCCTTGAGCCAGCATCTTTACTTTGGCTTACAATCCTTGGGCTTCGATATCGTCTGTATGGAGGCCCGCCAGGTGAATGCTGCCTTGTCAGCGATGCGGAACAAAACAGATAAGACCGATGCGAAAGGGATTGCGCAGATCCTACGCACTGGGTGGTTCAGTCCAGTACATATGAAAAGCCGCGAAGCTCATGGCCTTCGGGCGCTGCTTAGCACACGCAAGGCATTGCTGAAGAAGACGATCGACCTTGCAAACGAAGTGCGGGGTTTATTGAAGATCTTCGGGGTACGACTGCCCAGAACGGTAAAGCACGGTTCCTTCGACGCCCTCGTTCGACCTATGATTGAGATGGATGAAGTTCTCGCGCACGCGGTTCTTCCTTTACTTGATGCCCGTACGGTCCTCTTTCAAAACTATCTGGAACTGGATCGACGCGTGAAGCGCGCGGCATCGCAAGACGCGGTGTGCATGCGGATGATGACAGTGCCAGGTGTGGGACCTATTGCAGCTTTGACATTCAAAGCCGCAATTGATGACCCCAATAGATTCAAAAAATCCCGCACTGTCGCAGCGCATTTTGGTCTCACGCCGCGAAGATATCAGTCAGGTGAACACGATAACCCCGGCCGAATATCGAAGGCAGGAGACCGAGATGTTCGTGCAACGCTGTATGCTGCAGCCAACGCAATGTTGATGCGAACCATGGCAGGGTCGCAGATCAAATCATGGGGCATGCGATTGATGCGCACCAAAGGTCGCCGTCGCGCTGTAGTCGCTGTCGCACGCAAACTCGCTGTCTTACTGCATCGAATGTGGGCCGATGGCACAGAATTCCGTCAGGAACAGGCAGGAGGCACGGCATGA
- a CDS encoding alpha/beta hydrolase: MLSLSERYTHNGQSIAWGKMGTGDPLVLVHGTPFSSQVWRRIAPLLAQRWTVYFFDLIGYGLSEKADNQDVSLAVQNDLLTAMFNRWGLDRPEILCHDFGGATALRAYYLNDLRYKRMTIFDPVAVAPWGSPFVAHVRQFEAAFAGLPAYAHDALLRAYLQSAAHKELTEEALQVYMKPWQGEAGQPAFYRQIAQMDQKYTDEVESRYASLECPTTLLWGEKDEWIPLERGHKLASMLTAGQITVIPDAGHLVQEDAPEALVAAMFQHGQ; this comes from the coding sequence ATGCTGTCGCTATCCGAACGTTACACTCACAACGGGCAATCCATTGCCTGGGGGAAAATGGGAACGGGCGATCCTCTTGTGCTGGTGCATGGGACGCCGTTCTCGTCACAGGTCTGGCGGCGGATCGCGCCCTTGTTGGCCCAACGATGGACCGTCTATTTCTTTGATTTGATCGGCTACGGCCTGTCCGAGAAGGCTGACAATCAGGATGTATCCCTGGCCGTGCAAAATGACCTCCTGACCGCCATGTTCAATCGCTGGGGTTTGGATCGCCCCGAAATCCTTTGCCATGATTTTGGAGGCGCAACCGCTTTGCGGGCCTATTATCTGAATGACCTGAGATATAAGCGCATGACGATCTTTGACCCGGTTGCGGTCGCCCCATGGGGATCGCCATTCGTGGCTCATGTCAGACAGTTCGAGGCTGCATTTGCAGGTCTTCCAGCCTATGCCCATGACGCGCTTTTACGGGCTTATTTGCAAAGCGCCGCGCACAAGGAACTCACAGAGGAAGCGCTACAGGTCTACATGAAACCTTGGCAGGGCGAAGCAGGGCAGCCGGCTTTCTATCGCCAGATCGCTCAGATGGATCAGAAATACACCGATGAGGTCGAAAGCCGGTATGCGTCACTGGAGTGTCCTACCACGTTGCTTTGGGGCGAAAAGGACGAGTGGATACCTCTGGAACGCGGCCACAAATTGGCGAGCATGTTGACTGCAGGGCAGATCACGGTGATCCCGGACGCCGGACATCTGGTTCAAGAGGACGCGCCAGAAGCCCTCGTCGCTGCTATGTTCCAGCATGGCCAATAG
- a CDS encoding DUF1629 domain-containing protein, with protein sequence MVYHLAGGNTDYDPTLKGLPSNAFVGMDSSFTDVAVADTTADGGTRIMKSSWHVGRPVSPETVPTKVRRTGPPVSRAKLLDVNSQTGALDLVSQTFRDIVEEFEPAIHQFFPVTSYDSRGKEVIGEGYFMIICQRLSTLHDTLCVPPLDESGMYNRFSETHKDRDKSLDRVVFSKEKIGDHHMWHDKFLARHFLFSNALTERLFAANLTGLVSSKYEEV encoded by the coding sequence ATGGTGTATCATTTGGCCGGCGGCAACACGGATTATGATCCGACACTGAAGGGTTTGCCGTCCAATGCTTTTGTGGGCATGGACAGCAGTTTCACTGATGTCGCAGTGGCAGACACGACGGCCGATGGCGGTACACGGATCATGAAGTCGTCTTGGCATGTTGGGCGCCCGGTTTCGCCTGAAACCGTCCCGACGAAGGTGCGGCGCACCGGCCCGCCGGTCTCACGGGCCAAACTGCTGGATGTGAATAGCCAGACCGGAGCTCTGGACCTGGTCAGCCAGACCTTCAGGGACATAGTGGAAGAGTTCGAACCGGCGATACACCAGTTCTTTCCCGTCACATCTTACGACAGCAGGGGCAAAGAGGTCATCGGCGAAGGCTATTTTATGATCATCTGTCAACGCTTATCGACCTTGCACGATACTCTCTGCGTTCCGCCATTGGATGAAAGCGGCATGTACAACCGTTTTTCCGAAACGCATAAGGATCGCGATAAGAGTCTGGATCGGGTCGTCTTTTCGAAGGAAAAGATTGGTGATCATCATATGTGGCACGATAAATTCCTTGCCAGGCATTTTCTGTTTTCCAACGCCCTGACCGAGCGACTGTTCGCAGCAAATCTGACCGGTCTCGTTTCTTCCAAGTATGAAGAAGTCTGA